The following proteins come from a genomic window of Paramicrobacterium humi:
- a CDS encoding histidine phosphatase family protein, with protein sequence MSQYVYLVRHGEQQDAEHGLPDGPLSPRGRRQAEFLSQRLGGVPFTEAHHSPLQRAAETASIIGERMPALELTPSSLLFDCIPTGKTEDTPSAYDPFFGAVTEDEIEAGAAQMEDAVAEFLAPKKGEHHELLITHNFVIAWFVREVLGAPDWRWMTIDQAHCGLTIIQRKPGRPWTLLTHNDLAHLPFELRTGLPEPLPV encoded by the coding sequence GTGTCGCAGTACGTGTACCTCGTCAGGCACGGGGAGCAGCAGGATGCCGAGCACGGCCTTCCCGACGGACCGCTGTCGCCGCGAGGTCGCAGGCAGGCGGAATTCCTGTCGCAGCGGCTCGGCGGAGTGCCGTTCACCGAGGCGCATCACTCCCCGCTGCAGCGCGCGGCGGAGACCGCGTCGATAATCGGCGAGCGGATGCCGGCGCTCGAGCTCACACCGTCGTCGCTGTTGTTCGACTGCATCCCCACAGGCAAGACCGAAGACACCCCGTCGGCGTACGACCCGTTCTTCGGCGCCGTCACCGAGGATGAGATCGAGGCGGGCGCCGCTCAGATGGAAGACGCCGTCGCCGAGTTCCTCGCGCCCAAGAAGGGCGAGCACCACGAGCTGCTCATCACGCACAACTTCGTCATCGCGTGGTTCGTGCGCGAGGTTCTCGGCGCGCCCGACTGGCGCTGGATGACCATCGACCAGGCGCACTGCGGGCTCACGATCATCCAGCGCAAGCCCGGGCGTCCGTGGACGCTGCTGACCCACAACGACCTCGCGCACCTGCCGTTCGAGCTCCGCACGGGGCTGCCAGAGCCGCTCCCGGTCTGA
- a CDS encoding SDR family NAD(P)-dependent oxidoreductase yields MARGDETALVTGATSGIGREFAEQLAQRGYGLVLVARDAERLERVQSELISRYALPVEVIVADLLEASGLESVEQRLAARPVRVLVNNAGFGLKEPFEAQPIEQEDRHLDIHVRVPMRLMHAALPGMVAQGAGNIINVASVAAFTPRGSYGAVKSWVVSFSRWANNRYRANGVHVTAVCPGFVHTEFHQRLGAGLDDIPEWMWLEPGQVVAEGLADAGRGRSVSIPSLRYKALIGLSRLAPSAITQRAAARGR; encoded by the coding sequence ATGGCGCGTGGTGATGAGACGGCCCTTGTCACGGGGGCGACATCCGGCATCGGCCGGGAGTTCGCCGAACAGCTCGCGCAGCGCGGATACGGGCTCGTCCTCGTCGCCAGGGACGCTGAGCGGCTCGAGCGCGTGCAGTCGGAGCTCATCTCGCGGTACGCGCTTCCTGTCGAGGTGATCGTCGCCGACCTGCTTGAGGCGAGCGGCCTCGAGAGCGTCGAGCAGCGATTGGCCGCGCGTCCCGTGCGCGTGCTCGTCAACAATGCGGGCTTCGGACTCAAAGAGCCGTTCGAGGCGCAGCCCATCGAGCAGGAGGACCGGCATCTCGACATCCACGTGCGCGTGCCGATGCGGCTCATGCACGCTGCGCTTCCCGGCATGGTCGCGCAGGGAGCGGGCAACATCATCAACGTCGCGAGCGTCGCCGCCTTCACACCGCGCGGCAGCTACGGCGCCGTGAAGTCGTGGGTCGTTTCGTTCTCCCGCTGGGCCAACAACCGGTACCGAGCGAACGGCGTTCACGTCACGGCCGTGTGCCCCGGCTTCGTGCATACCGAGTTCCACCAGCGGCTCGGCGCGGGACTCGACGACATTCCTGAGTGGATGTGGCTCGAACCCGGCCAAGTGGTGGCTGAAGGGCTTGCGGATGCCGGGCGGGGCCGCTCCGTCTCGATCCCCTCGCTGCGCTACAAGGCGCTCATCGGTCTCAGTCGCCTCGCCCCTTCGGCGATCACGCAGCGCGCGGCGGCGCGGGGACGGTGA
- a CDS encoding GNAT family N-acetyltransferase, giving the protein MPQLIERATTSVEAQSLLDSYFAQRAAEFPGGGYVVTRPKPESFVPPAGVFLVLVDDDGSAIGCGGIRSLTPDRYEVKHLYLRPETRGRGLGRLILDELERRARGFGATEAVLDTNASLAAAGGLYRSNGYASIEPYNDNPNATHWYSKRLD; this is encoded by the coding sequence GTGCCCCAGCTGATCGAACGCGCCACCACGTCAGTCGAGGCGCAGAGCCTCCTCGATTCCTACTTCGCCCAGCGCGCCGCCGAGTTCCCCGGCGGCGGATACGTCGTCACGCGGCCGAAGCCCGAGAGCTTCGTGCCGCCGGCCGGCGTGTTCCTCGTGCTCGTGGACGACGACGGCAGCGCGATCGGCTGTGGCGGCATCCGCTCTCTCACGCCCGATCGCTACGAAGTCAAGCATCTCTACCTGCGGCCGGAGACCCGCGGCCGCGGGCTCGGCCGGCTGATTCTCGACGAGCTCGAGCGACGCGCTCGCGGCTTCGGAGCGACGGAGGCCGTGCTCGACACGAACGCGTCACTTGCCGCCGCGGGCGGCCTGTACCGCTCGAACGGCTACGCGTCGATCGAGCCGTACAACGACAACCCCAACGCGACCCACTGGTACAGCAAGCGGCTGGACTGA
- a CDS encoding ribonuclease J, whose protein sequence is MPNAVFDPPELAKGTLRVTPIGGLGEVGRNMTTFEIDGKILIVDCGVLFPEEYQPGVDLILPDMSELKDRLDDVLGVVLTHGHEDHIGAVPYLLRMRSDIPIIGSGLTLALTEAKLKEHRIKPYSLTVKEGQTEQLGPFELEFVAVNHSIPDALAVAIKTEAGTVLATGDFKMDQLPLDGRITDLRSFARLGADGVDLFLVDSTNADVPGFTPLERSIGPVLDQVIARAPRRVIVASFSSHVHRVQQVLDAAHANGRRVALLGRSMVRNMTIAADLGYLRVPEGVLIDYKKATDIPDDKIVYMSTGSQGEPMAVLSRMANLDHAIEPGPGDTVILASSQIPGNESAIYRVIDGLTKLGATVVHKGNAKVHVSGHAAAGELLYCYNILKPKNVLPVHGEYRHLIANAKLAQDTGIAEENTFLAENGTVLDLKDGHVDVVGQLDLGFVYVDGASVGEITDADLKDRRILGEEGFISIIVVVEAQTGRVVSGPEIHARGFAEDDAVFDKVRPKIVSALAEAAGNGVRDQHALQQVVRRTVGRWVNTSYRRRPMIVPLVIEA, encoded by the coding sequence ATGCCCAACGCCGTATTCGATCCGCCCGAACTCGCCAAGGGAACACTCCGTGTGACGCCCATCGGCGGTCTCGGCGAAGTCGGCCGCAACATGACGACGTTCGAGATCGACGGCAAGATCCTCATCGTCGACTGCGGCGTGCTCTTCCCCGAGGAGTACCAGCCGGGCGTCGATCTCATCCTCCCCGACATGTCGGAGCTCAAGGACCGCCTCGACGACGTCCTCGGCGTCGTGCTCACCCACGGTCACGAAGACCACATCGGGGCCGTGCCGTACCTGCTCCGCATGCGAAGCGACATCCCCATCATCGGCTCAGGCCTCACGCTCGCCCTCACCGAGGCGAAGCTCAAAGAGCATCGCATCAAGCCGTACAGCCTCACGGTGAAAGAGGGCCAGACCGAGCAGCTCGGCCCGTTCGAGCTCGAGTTCGTCGCCGTCAACCACTCCATTCCCGACGCCCTCGCCGTCGCGATCAAGACCGAGGCCGGCACCGTTCTCGCCACGGGCGACTTCAAGATGGACCAGCTGCCGCTCGACGGCCGCATCACCGACCTGCGCAGTTTCGCGCGCCTCGGCGCCGACGGCGTCGACCTGTTCCTCGTCGACTCGACGAACGCCGACGTGCCGGGCTTCACGCCGCTTGAGCGCTCCATCGGCCCCGTCCTCGACCAGGTCATCGCGCGCGCGCCTCGCCGCGTGATCGTCGCGAGCTTCTCGAGCCACGTGCACCGTGTTCAGCAGGTTCTGGATGCCGCTCACGCCAACGGCCGCCGGGTCGCTCTGCTCGGGCGCTCGATGGTCCGCAACATGACGATCGCCGCCGATCTCGGCTACCTTCGGGTTCCCGAGGGCGTGCTCATCGACTACAAGAAGGCGACCGACATCCCCGACGACAAGATCGTCTACATGTCGACGGGCTCCCAGGGGGAGCCGATGGCCGTGCTGTCCCGCATGGCGAACCTCGACCACGCGATCGAACCCGGCCCCGGTGACACCGTCATCCTCGCCTCGAGCCAGATCCCCGGAAACGAGAGCGCCATCTACCGCGTCATCGACGGGCTCACGAAGCTCGGGGCGACGGTCGTGCACAAGGGGAATGCGAAAGTCCACGTCTCCGGGCATGCGGCCGCGGGGGAGCTGCTGTACTGCTACAACATCCTCAAGCCGAAGAACGTCCTCCCCGTGCACGGCGAGTACCGGCACCTGATCGCGAACGCCAAGCTCGCGCAAGACACCGGCATCGCGGAGGAGAACACCTTCCTGGCCGAGAACGGCACCGTCCTCGACCTGAAGGACGGCCACGTCGACGTCGTCGGTCAGCTCGACCTCGGCTTCGTCTACGTCGACGGCGCTTCCGTCGGCGAGATCACCGACGCGGATCTCAAAGACCGCCGCATCCTCGGGGAAGAGGGCTTCATCTCGATCATCGTCGTTGTCGAGGCGCAGACCGGACGCGTGGTCTCCGGACCGGAGATCCACGCTCGCGGCTTCGCGGAGGACGACGCCGTCTTCGACAAGGTGCGGCCCAAGATCGTCTCGGCCCTCGCGGAAGCGGCGGGCAACGGAGTGCGCGACCAGCACGCGCTGCAGCAGGTCGTGCGCCGCACCGTCGGTCGGTGGGTCAACACCTCGTACCGGCGCCGTCCGATGATTGTGCCGCTCGTGATCGAGGCGTAG
- a CDS encoding MaoC family dehydratase: MERRDIVQRGLFFEEFDESARYLHRPGRTLTEADNVLFTTLTMNTQSLHLDAAWSAGQPFGERLVNSMLTLSTLVGMSVAQLTQGTIVANLGFEKIAFPAPVHHGDTLYGETVVTAKRLSASRPGQGIVTLEHTGRNQDGEIVATAVRASLVWCEGAMP; the protein is encoded by the coding sequence ATGGAGCGTCGTGACATCGTTCAACGCGGGCTCTTCTTCGAGGAGTTCGACGAATCCGCGCGCTATCTGCACCGGCCGGGCCGAACGCTGACCGAGGCCGACAACGTGCTGTTCACGACCTTGACGATGAACACCCAGTCGCTTCACCTCGATGCCGCGTGGAGCGCCGGCCAGCCGTTCGGCGAGCGGCTCGTGAACTCCATGCTCACGCTCTCCACGCTCGTGGGGATGTCGGTCGCCCAGCTCACGCAAGGCACGATCGTCGCGAACCTCGGCTTCGAGAAGATCGCGTTCCCCGCTCCCGTGCACCACGGCGACACGCTCTACGGCGAGACCGTCGTCACGGCCAAACGGCTCTCCGCCTCGCGCCCGGGGCAGGGGATCGTGACGCTCGAGCACACCGGGCGCAATCAGGACGGCGAGATCGTCGCGACGGCCGTGCGCGCGAGCCTCGTCTGGTGCGAAGGAGCAATGCCATGA
- a CDS encoding HpcH/HpaI aldolase/citrate lyase family protein: MTFGMGPALLFCPADRPDRFEKAAERADAVILDLEDGVDPAARADAREALRASSLAPERTIVRVNPADTADFAHDLDAVRATGYRTLMLAKTERADQVERLAGFRVVALCETAKGIMVAERLAQMSLVVALMWGAEDLVASLGGSGSRRPDGRYRDVAAHARARVLLAAGSAGKAAIDAVHLDIDDRTGLEVEVEDAAASGFAATACIHPSQVPVIRDGYRPTPAQIADATALLDAAAGHTGAFRYDGRMVDTPVLRHAEHVVRRAHAG, encoded by the coding sequence ATGACATTCGGAATGGGCCCGGCGCTGCTGTTCTGCCCCGCCGACAGGCCCGATCGCTTCGAGAAGGCCGCCGAGCGAGCGGACGCCGTCATCCTCGACCTCGAGGACGGCGTCGACCCCGCCGCCCGCGCTGACGCCCGAGAGGCGCTGCGCGCGAGCTCCCTCGCGCCCGAGCGTACGATCGTGCGCGTCAACCCGGCGGACACCGCCGACTTCGCGCACGACCTCGACGCCGTCAGGGCGACGGGGTACCGCACGCTCATGCTGGCCAAGACGGAGCGTGCAGACCAGGTCGAGCGCCTCGCCGGATTCCGCGTCGTCGCCCTGTGCGAGACCGCGAAGGGCATCATGGTCGCCGAGCGGCTCGCGCAGATGTCGCTCGTCGTCGCCCTCATGTGGGGAGCCGAGGATCTCGTGGCCTCGCTCGGCGGAAGCGGAAGCCGTCGCCCCGACGGACGCTATCGCGACGTCGCCGCCCACGCACGGGCCCGCGTGCTGCTCGCGGCGGGCTCCGCCGGCAAGGCCGCTATCGACGCCGTGCATCTCGACATCGACGACCGAACGGGGCTTGAGGTCGAAGTCGAGGACGCGGCAGCGTCGGGCTTCGCGGCGACCGCGTGCATCCACCCGAGCCAGGTGCCCGTCATCCGCGACGGCTACCGGCCGACGCCGGCCCAGATCGCCGACGCGACGGCGCTCCTCGACGCCGCCGCAGGCCACACCGGGGCGTTCCGCTACGACGGCCGCATGGTCGATACTCCCGTGCTGCGACACGCCGAGCACGTTGTTCGACGCGCCCACGCCGGCTGA
- the dapA gene encoding 4-hydroxy-tetrahydrodipicolinate synthase gives MTNAENPFGQVLVALVTPFTADGEVDWPGVEKLIDDVVAGGADGIVVTGTTGETSTLTDPEKIRLVEVGKSVAAGRARIITGGGSNETAHAIELYKASERAGADGVMIVTPYYNKPTQAGVLTHFRLIADATDLPVILYDIPGRTGIPLTYETIVRASQHPNIRAVKDAKGDFAQVSRVLNQTDLMYFSGDDANALPHMAIGATGLIGVTANITARPYREMVDAVNAGDLHTATAAHKRLEPLVRAVMTHVPGTVSTKYILHGLGRIESPRVRLPLVGPEEHEAAQIEDDIALVRNLEGADFSNFRPDRNAAAGGALPKVHGTTR, from the coding sequence GTGACGAACGCAGAGAATCCCTTCGGTCAGGTCCTAGTCGCTCTTGTGACGCCGTTCACGGCGGACGGTGAAGTCGACTGGCCGGGCGTCGAGAAGCTCATCGACGACGTCGTCGCGGGCGGCGCCGACGGCATCGTCGTCACGGGCACGACGGGGGAGACCTCGACGCTGACCGACCCAGAGAAGATTCGCCTCGTCGAGGTCGGCAAGTCCGTCGCGGCCGGTCGGGCGCGCATCATCACCGGCGGCGGCTCGAACGAGACCGCGCACGCCATCGAGCTCTACAAGGCGAGCGAGCGGGCCGGCGCCGACGGCGTCATGATCGTCACCCCGTACTACAACAAGCCGACGCAAGCCGGAGTTCTCACGCATTTCCGACTCATCGCCGACGCCACCGACCTGCCCGTCATCCTCTACGACATCCCCGGCCGCACCGGCATCCCCCTCACCTACGAGACGATCGTGCGCGCCTCGCAGCACCCGAACATCCGCGCCGTCAAGGACGCGAAGGGCGATTTCGCCCAGGTCAGCCGCGTGCTCAACCAGACCGACCTCATGTACTTCTCCGGCGACGACGCGAACGCGCTTCCGCACATGGCCATCGGAGCCACGGGACTCATCGGCGTGACCGCGAACATCACGGCCCGTCCCTACCGGGAGATGGTGGATGCTGTCAACGCGGGCGACCTGCACACCGCGACCGCCGCGCACAAGAGGCTTGAGCCGCTCGTGCGCGCCGTCATGACGCACGTGCCCGGGACCGTCTCCACGAAGTACATCCTGCACGGCCTCGGTCGCATCGAGAGCCCGCGCGTTCGGCTTCCCCTCGTCGGCCCCGAAGAGCACGAGGCCGCGCAGATCGAAGACGACATCGCGCTCGTCCGCAACCTCGAGGGCGCCGACTTCTCCAACTTCCGTCCCGACCGCAATGCCGCGGCCGGCGGAGCACTGCCCAAGGTGCACGGCACCACGCGCTGA
- a CDS encoding aldo/keto reductase: MPVTQHSREIDSASLNRGPGDPSREQHPSLPIPVQSGARPAPRRELAGITGGVFPLALGGSVFGWTASAEDTVAILDRYAALGGNFIDTADSYSGGLSEVQIGAWMRHRRNRDHIVVATKIGRHADYPGLARQNVIAAVDASLERLGTDRIDLLYLHRDDPTVPLESTLSAVRELMAAGKVLSLGASDFPAERLVQARVLAAAGYPRITAYETEYSLVNRRSFEGDRALVARGQGLAVMPYFALASGYLTGKYRSRADFHGSTRESRAEEHFTRRGRRVLRALDEIAAAASSTPATVALAWLLHQPGVLAPVVSASHPEQVDALAASVHLTLENEQLHELDRASRS, from the coding sequence ATGCCGGTCACGCAGCACAGCCGGGAGATCGACAGCGCGAGCCTGAACCGGGGGCCGGGCGACCCGTCGCGCGAGCAGCATCCGTCCCTTCCGATTCCCGTGCAGTCCGGTGCCCGGCCGGCGCCGCGCCGCGAGCTCGCGGGCATCACAGGCGGCGTCTTCCCGCTCGCCCTCGGCGGAAGCGTGTTCGGCTGGACCGCGAGCGCCGAGGACACCGTCGCGATACTCGATCGCTACGCCGCGCTCGGCGGCAACTTCATCGACACCGCCGACAGCTACTCGGGCGGGCTCAGCGAAGTGCAGATCGGCGCGTGGATGCGGCACCGGCGCAATCGCGACCACATCGTCGTCGCGACCAAGATCGGCAGGCACGCGGACTACCCCGGGCTCGCCCGGCAGAACGTGATCGCCGCCGTCGACGCGAGCCTCGAACGGCTCGGCACCGACCGCATCGACCTGCTCTACCTGCACCGCGACGACCCCACGGTTCCGCTCGAGAGCACGCTGAGCGCCGTGCGGGAGCTCATGGCCGCGGGAAAGGTTCTCTCCCTCGGGGCGTCGGACTTCCCGGCGGAGCGCCTCGTGCAGGCCCGCGTGCTCGCCGCGGCCGGATATCCGCGCATCACGGCGTACGAGACGGAGTACAGTCTCGTGAACCGGCGCAGCTTCGAAGGCGACCGCGCACTCGTCGCGCGCGGCCAGGGCCTCGCCGTCATGCCGTACTTCGCGCTCGCGAGCGGCTACCTCACGGGCAAGTACCGCTCGCGAGCCGACTTCCACGGCAGCACGCGCGAGTCACGCGCCGAGGAGCACTTCACCCGCAGGGGGCGCCGCGTCCTCCGAGCTCTCGACGAGATCGCTGCCGCCGCCTCCTCGACGCCCGCGACAGTGGCTCTCGCCTGGCTGCTGCACCAGCCGGGCGTGCTCGCTCCCGTCGTGAGCGCTTCGCACCCCGAGCAGGTCGACGCGCTCGCGGCATCCGTTCACCTCACCCTCGAGAACGAGCAGCTTCACGAACTCGACCGGGCCTCCCGCAGCTGA
- a CDS encoding acyl-CoA dehydrogenase family protein, producing the protein MNIELDDEHLALAEKVRDFADTVVAPAAYEYDTQRRLPMEIIAQMGEMGLFGLPFPVEYGGQGKDYLSLCLAVEQLSRVDQSIGVTLEAGIGLGVMPVYRFGTDAQKERFLPGLTSGAELAAFGLTEANAGSDARATQTTADLVDGEWVINGSKQFITNSGTPITSLVTVTAVTGRRVSSSGVEGPELSTILVPTPAEGFTVLPSYDKVGWHTSDTHPLRFENVTVPEENLLGERGRGYANFLSVLDEGRVAFAALCTGVAQGCLEQALAYAKKRIVFGAPIGDNQHIAFTIARMEARTHAARMSYYNACSLLMAGKPFKKEASIAKLTASEAAVANAHDASHIWGGYGFLNENAVGRHFRDSKILEVGEGTTEVQLMIIARELGLVH; encoded by the coding sequence GTGAACATCGAACTCGATGACGAGCACCTCGCACTCGCCGAGAAGGTGCGCGACTTCGCCGACACCGTCGTCGCGCCGGCCGCCTACGAATACGACACGCAGCGCCGCCTGCCGATGGAGATCATCGCGCAGATGGGGGAGATGGGGCTGTTCGGCCTTCCGTTCCCCGTCGAGTACGGCGGTCAGGGAAAGGACTACCTGTCCCTGTGCCTCGCGGTGGAGCAGCTCTCGCGGGTCGACCAGTCCATCGGCGTCACGCTCGAGGCGGGCATCGGTCTCGGAGTCATGCCCGTGTACCGATTCGGCACGGACGCACAGAAGGAGCGCTTCCTGCCCGGCCTCACGTCGGGAGCGGAGCTCGCCGCCTTCGGTCTCACCGAGGCGAACGCGGGCTCGGACGCGCGCGCGACCCAGACGACAGCGGACCTCGTCGACGGCGAGTGGGTCATCAACGGCTCGAAGCAGTTCATCACGAACTCGGGAACGCCCATCACCTCCCTCGTCACCGTCACCGCCGTGACCGGCCGCCGCGTGTCCTCGTCCGGCGTCGAGGGACCCGAGCTGTCCACGATCCTCGTGCCGACGCCCGCCGAGGGCTTCACCGTTCTGCCCTCCTACGACAAGGTCGGCTGGCACACCTCCGACACGCATCCGCTGCGCTTCGAGAACGTGACGGTGCCCGAGGAGAACCTGCTCGGCGAACGCGGGCGCGGCTACGCGAACTTCCTGAGCGTTCTCGACGAAGGGCGCGTCGCTTTCGCCGCATTGTGCACGGGCGTTGCGCAAGGCTGCCTCGAGCAGGCGCTCGCGTACGCGAAGAAGCGCATCGTCTTCGGCGCACCGATCGGCGACAACCAGCACATCGCGTTCACGATCGCCCGCATGGAGGCGCGCACGCACGCTGCGCGCATGTCGTACTACAACGCCTGCTCGCTGCTCATGGCCGGCAAGCCGTTCAAGAAGGAGGCGTCGATAGCGAAGCTCACGGCGAGCGAGGCGGCGGTCGCGAACGCGCACGATGCGAGCCACATCTGGGGCGGCTACGGGTTCCTCAACGAGAACGCCGTCGGGCGCCATTTCCGCGACTCCAAGATCCTCGAAGTCGGGGAGGGAACGACAGAAGTTCAGCTCATGATCATCGCTCGCGAGCTCGGGCTCGTACACTGA
- the dapB gene encoding 4-hydroxy-tetrahydrodipicolinate reductase: MTTRVAVAGASGKMGRLFVSLIEDLDGFEVTAQLGSGSAREELDDADLVVDVTTIEASREIVARAVAAGKKVLVGTSGWSEALVAELRGRVTGDAGVLIIPNFSLGSVLGTTLATIASRFYSSIEVLEAHRASKVDSPSGTAVRTAELMAAAREGLGPVEAPHSDQRARGQLVAGIPVHSMRLRGMVAAQEVSFGGDGEILSIRHDTISQDAYVRGIQLSLEAVRGITGVVVGLENVLDLGIGRA; this comes from the coding sequence ATGACGACACGCGTTGCGGTGGCCGGCGCCAGCGGAAAGATGGGGCGGCTGTTCGTCTCCCTGATCGAGGACCTCGACGGTTTCGAGGTGACGGCGCAGCTGGGCTCGGGCAGCGCCCGAGAGGAGCTCGACGACGCCGACCTCGTCGTCGACGTCACGACCATCGAGGCGAGTCGCGAGATCGTCGCTCGCGCGGTCGCCGCCGGCAAGAAGGTCCTCGTCGGCACTTCCGGCTGGTCGGAAGCGCTCGTCGCCGAGCTCCGCGGCCGCGTCACGGGCGACGCGGGCGTGCTCATCATCCCCAACTTCTCGCTCGGCTCGGTGCTCGGCACGACGCTCGCGACCATCGCCTCCCGCTTCTACTCATCGATCGAAGTGCTCGAGGCGCACCGGGCGAGCAAGGTCGACTCGCCGAGCGGCACCGCCGTGCGCACCGCCGAGCTCATGGCCGCCGCGCGCGAGGGACTCGGCCCGGTGGAGGCTCCGCACAGCGACCAGCGCGCCCGTGGGCAGCTCGTCGCCGGAATCCCGGTGCACAGCATGCGCTTGCGCGGGATGGTCGCGGCGCAAGAGGTGTCCTTCGGCGGGGACGGCGAGATCCTCAGCATCCGCCATGACACGATCAGCCAGGACGCCTACGTTCGCGGCATCCAGCTCTCGCTCGAGGCCGTTCGCGGCATCACGGGCGTCGTCGTCGGGCTCGAGAACGTGCTCGATCTGGGCATCGGGCGCGCATGA
- a CDS encoding OsmC family peroxiredoxin: MAVTSEATTVWKGSLFDGSGSVSLDSSKAATLNIDWKARSEGSDSTTTPEELLGAAHAACFSMAFSNALKEAGFPPESIQTTAAVTFDASGPKITGSHLLVNAKVPNISEDEFERVAAAAKDGCPVSQALAGVEITLEASLA; this comes from the coding sequence ATGGCTGTCACAAGCGAAGCTACGACCGTATGGAAGGGAAGCCTGTTCGACGGCTCGGGATCGGTGTCGCTCGACTCGTCAAAGGCCGCGACCCTGAACATCGACTGGAAGGCCCGCTCGGAGGGCTCGGACAGCACGACCACCCCGGAGGAGCTGCTCGGCGCCGCGCATGCCGCGTGCTTCTCGATGGCGTTCTCGAACGCTCTCAAGGAAGCCGGCTTCCCGCCCGAGAGCATCCAGACTACGGCCGCCGTCACGTTCGACGCGTCCGGACCCAAGATCACGGGGAGCCACCTTCTCGTCAACGCGAAGGTGCCGAACATCAGCGAGGACGAGTTCGAGCGCGTCGCCGCCGCCGCGAAGGACGGCTGCCCCGTCTCGCAGGCCCTCGCGGGCGTCGAGATCACGCTCGAGGCGAGCCTCGCCTGA
- a CDS encoding M16 family metallopeptidase, which translates to MMTGAVPFPLDVPELDFEASGGTRIRRSILPSGVRILSESVPGARSATIGFWFAVGSRDEYHDGAAASGFGSTHFLEHLLFKGTPSRSALDIAIAFDSVGGDSNAMTAKEYTCYYAKVRDRDVPMAVRVLADMVSNSVLDSGEFETERGVILEELAQAADDPGDVAGEALFAAVFGDHPLGKPIGGTPETIAEASRDGVWRHYKQNYRPQDLVICIAGSVDHDALVAELTVALTAAGWPLDQRVAPVPRRSTAPATLSGTRDRVVISRPVEQVHVMLGMPALVASDPERVTLSVLNAVLGGGMSSRLFSEIREKRGLAYSVYSFASAHSDAGLEGIYAACSPRNADAVAELARAELESVATGGITDDELRRALGQISGRAALGLEDSDVRMSLLGRAEISLGEYQDLDENLRRLARVSAADVAAMAERLAAQPMSLVAVGAVDEDRFGSSRDRGVI; encoded by the coding sequence ATGATGACCGGAGCAGTGCCTTTCCCCCTTGACGTTCCAGAGCTGGATTTCGAGGCCTCTGGCGGTACCCGGATCAGGCGAAGCATCCTGCCGAGCGGCGTGCGCATCCTGAGCGAATCCGTGCCGGGAGCGCGCAGCGCCACGATCGGATTCTGGTTCGCCGTCGGCTCCCGCGACGAATACCATGACGGCGCCGCTGCGTCGGGATTCGGCTCGACGCACTTTCTCGAGCACTTGCTGTTCAAGGGCACGCCGAGCCGCAGCGCCCTCGACATCGCTATCGCGTTCGACTCCGTCGGCGGCGACAGCAACGCCATGACCGCGAAAGAGTACACCTGCTACTACGCGAAGGTGCGTGACCGCGACGTGCCCATGGCCGTGCGCGTGCTCGCCGACATGGTGAGCAATTCGGTTCTGGATTCGGGCGAGTTCGAGACCGAGCGCGGCGTGATCCTCGAGGAGCTCGCGCAGGCCGCGGATGACCCGGGCGACGTCGCGGGCGAGGCGCTGTTCGCCGCCGTGTTCGGCGACCACCCGCTCGGCAAGCCCATCGGCGGAACCCCCGAGACGATAGCCGAGGCGTCCCGCGACGGCGTCTGGCGGCACTACAAGCAGAACTACCGGCCGCAGGACCTCGTGATCTGCATCGCCGGCTCGGTCGACCACGACGCGCTCGTCGCCGAGCTCACCGTCGCGCTCACCGCCGCCGGCTGGCCGCTCGACCAGCGCGTCGCGCCCGTGCCGCGTCGCAGCACGGCGCCGGCGACGCTCAGCGGGACCCGCGATCGCGTCGTCATCTCGCGTCCCGTCGAACAGGTTCACGTGATGCTCGGCATGCCCGCGCTCGTCGCGAGCGACCCCGAGCGCGTGACGCTGAGCGTGCTCAACGCGGTACTCGGCGGCGGCATGTCGAGCCGGCTGTTCAGCGAGATCCGGGAGAAGCGCGGACTCGCGTACTCGGTGTACTCGTTCGCCTCCGCGCATTCCGACGCGGGGCTCGAGGGCATCTACGCAGCGTGCTCGCCGCGCAACGCCGACGCGGTAGCCGAGCTCGCGCGCGCCGAGCTCGAGTCCGTCGCGACGGGCGGCATCACCGACGACGAGCTGCGCCGTGCGCTCGGCCAGATCTCGGGCCGCGCCGCGCTCGGCCTCGAAGACTCCGATGTGCGCATGTCCCTTCTGGGCCGCGCGGAGATCTCGCTCGGCGAATACCAGGACCTTGACGAGAATCTTCGCCGGCTCGCGCGCGTCAGCGCGGCCGACGTCGCCGCGATGGCCGAGCGCCTCGCGGCTCAGCCGATGTCACTTGTCGCAGTCGGAGCGGTCGATGAGGACCGCTTCGGCTCGTCGCGCGATCGAGGGGTGATCTGA